A stretch of the Rosa rugosa chromosome 5, drRosRugo1.1, whole genome shotgun sequence genome encodes the following:
- the LOC133711123 gene encoding cyclin-J18 isoform X1, giving the protein MQRESGSALPLRARLIDFLIQSAQRLQLSPTEKYTALSLFAHRFYPRFMSQMEQGNDMGNWLLQPLRESNLQLFALVSLWISNKIHSSPALSVKIFKSLGDKCISEQHFTIRDYSEAEVVLMQVVNFEICVENVAFVYFEELLLQFKGVSKVGELVNFEAGMDIMDLLYEKEETTMLYANPRFLAASVLVASYVITVPKQKLEFPVLPWVKFVTGCEEEDIVEMVREIFKHVFHLSC; this is encoded by the exons ATGCAGAGAGAATCCGGTTCGGCTTTGCCGCTCCGAGCAAGACTCATCGACTTCCTCATCCAATCTGCTCAG CGGCTCCAACTTTCTCCGACCGAGAAGTACACCGCCTTGTCACTCTTCGCTCATAGATTCTACCCCCGTTTTATGTCCCA GATGGAACAAGGCAATGACATGGGGAACTGGCTCTTGCAACCCTTGAGAGAGAGCAATTTGCAGCTATTTGCGCTTGTTTCGCTATGGATTTCAAACAAA ATACACTCTTCTCCTGCATTGTCCGTGAAGATATTCAAGTCCTTGGGAGACAAATGTATCAGTGAACAACACTTCACCATTCGAGATTATTCTGAAGCG GAGGTGGTCTTAATGCAG GTAGTGAATTTTGAGATTTGTGTGGAAAATGTTGCTTTCGTATACTTTGAAGAGCTTTTACTCCAATTCAA GGGAGTGTCAAAGGTTGGGGAACTAGTGAACTTTGAAGCAGGCATGGACATCATGGATCTACTTTATGAAAAGGAGGAGACAACGATGCTCTATGCTAATCCTCGTTTTCTCGCTGCATCAGTCTTG GTTGCTTCATATGTCATTACAGTTCCCAAACAGAAGTTGGAATTTCCGGTTCTTCCCTGGG TTAAGTTTGTAACCGGATGCGAAGAAGAGGATATTGTAGAGATGGTCAGAGAAATTTTTAAGCACGTATTCCATCTTTCTTGCTGA
- the LOC133711123 gene encoding cyclin-J18 isoform X2 gives MQRESGSALPLRARLIDFLIQSAQRLQLSPTEKYTALSLFAHRFYPRFMSQMEQGNDMGNWLLQPLRESNLQLFALVSLWISNKIHSSPALSVKIFKSLGDKCISEQHFTIRDYSEAEVVLMQVVNFEICVENVAFVYFEELLLQFKGVSKVGELVNFEAGMDIMDLLYEKEETTMLYANPRFLAASVLVASYVITVPKQKLEFPVLPWVMPITR, from the exons ATGCAGAGAGAATCCGGTTCGGCTTTGCCGCTCCGAGCAAGACTCATCGACTTCCTCATCCAATCTGCTCAG CGGCTCCAACTTTCTCCGACCGAGAAGTACACCGCCTTGTCACTCTTCGCTCATAGATTCTACCCCCGTTTTATGTCCCA GATGGAACAAGGCAATGACATGGGGAACTGGCTCTTGCAACCCTTGAGAGAGAGCAATTTGCAGCTATTTGCGCTTGTTTCGCTATGGATTTCAAACAAA ATACACTCTTCTCCTGCATTGTCCGTGAAGATATTCAAGTCCTTGGGAGACAAATGTATCAGTGAACAACACTTCACCATTCGAGATTATTCTGAAGCG GAGGTGGTCTTAATGCAG GTAGTGAATTTTGAGATTTGTGTGGAAAATGTTGCTTTCGTATACTTTGAAGAGCTTTTACTCCAATTCAA GGGAGTGTCAAAGGTTGGGGAACTAGTGAACTTTGAAGCAGGCATGGACATCATGGATCTACTTTATGAAAAGGAGGAGACAACGATGCTCTATGCTAATCCTCGTTTTCTCGCTGCATCAGTCTTG GTTGCTTCATATGTCATTACAGTTCCCAAACAGAAGTTGGAATTTCCGGTTCTTCCCTGGG TGATGCCGATAACAAGGTAG
- the LOC133711158 gene encoding uncharacterized protein LOC133711158, producing the protein MAIILRFVDCDGFIREQFFKVLSVADTCSQTLKDEISKVLTQYDLQVENMRGQGYDGASNMRGEFNGLEALFREEHSALRVIREEEIADLVAAGALETGRSANQTSTLQRAGATRWGSHLRSISSLIKLFGATQTTLANLVANGPNKVQGEAKSVDMSAPYKKSTRACEQNITNEHYYQVNILNAVTDFQLAELDSRFTDNSLELLILSATFDPRDNFRSFKCEDVCNLALRFYPHDFTSYDMLALDMECGYFLADIHKDPRFANTTTVSDLCRRIDNDSVIAEFEVSGSRRVRFS; encoded by the exons ATGGCTATCATTCTTCGATTTGTTGATTGTGATGGGTTTATTAGAGAACAGTTTTTCAAAGTGCTTAGTGTGGCAGACACTTGTTCTCAAACTCTAAAAGATGAGATATCCAAAGTCCTTACTCAATATGATCTTCAAGTAGAAAATATGCGTGGGCAAGGATATGATGGTGCTAGCAACATGCGGGGTGAATTTAATGGTTTAGAAGCTTTGTTTCGTGAAGA ACATTCAGCTTTGAGAGTTATCAGGGAAGAAGAAATTGCAGATTTAGTGGCTGCTGGAGCACTTGAGACTGGTAGAAGTGCTAATCAGACTTCCACTTTGCAACGAGCAGGGGCTACTCGTTGGGGTTCACATCTTCGCTCtatttcaagtttgattaagttATTTGGAGCTACCCAAACAACTCTTGCAAATTTGGTTGCAAATGGACCAAATAAAGTACAAGGAGAAGCAAAGAGTGTAG ATATGTCTGCTCCTTATAAGAAAAGTACAAGGGCTTGTGAACAAAATATTACAAATGAGCATTATTATCAAGTCAATATACTTAATGCTGTGACAGACTTTCAATTGGCAGAGTTGGATAGTAGATTTACAGATAATTCGTTGGAGCTCCTTATTCTTAGTGCTACATTTGATCCACGTGATAATTTTCGATCATTTAAATGTGAAGATGTTTGCAATCTTGCTTTGAGATTTTATCCTCATGATTTTACATCATATGATATGCTTGCTCTAGATATGGAGTGTGGGTATTTTCTAGCAGATATTCATAAGGATCCAAGATTTGCCAACACAACTACTGTGTCTGATTTGTGTCGGCG CATTGATAATGATTCTGTGATTGCTGAGTTTGAAGTGAGTGGATCTCGGAGGGTACgatttagttag
- the LOC133710659 gene encoding type IV inositol polyphosphate 5-phosphatase 9: protein MTATARNQREVIMWPRLVANKILKKRLGSNNFVADFPSNSEDSTLQLETPSFDPEKPLSLCPTTPAPKILNHHKHTHNYKVFVSTWNVGGVEPRDDMNMADWITDISCDIYVFGFQEIVPLKASNVLGSENSMICMKWNSFIRETLNKKINHPGDKNKEKNGKSIIVESSTNPESQDYFQCIISKQMVGILITVWVRRNLRPLIRNPSVSCVGCGIMGCLGNKGSVSVRFQLHETSFCFVCCHLASGGRQGDEKLRNSNVAEILNRTSFPRGPLLDLPRKILDHQRVIFLGDLNYRISLPEATTRSLVDSRDWNALLKSDQLSMELNDGQVFEGWLEGSIKFAPTYKYFPDSDTYYGCPPPARKGEKRRAPAWCDRIIWYGKGLKQHVYDRGESKLSDHRPVKSIFTAQVEVLPSLMRGYQSFFLSDRFDKISSQFEVPSTDDRFLCQRRSSSFKA, encoded by the exons ATGACTGCAACTGCAAGAAATCAAAGAGAA GTGATCATGTGGCCTAGATTAGTGGCGAACAAAATTCTGAAGAAGCGATTGGGAAGCAACAACTTTGTAGCAGATTTCCCAAGCAACTCGGAGGACTCCACCTTGCAGCTGGAAACACCAAGTTTTGATCCAGAGAAACCGTTATCTTTATGCCCGACGACACCAGCTCCAAAAATCTTGAATCACCACAAGCACACACACAATTACAA GGTTTTTGTTAGTACATGGAATGTTGGTGGAGTTGAACCACGAGATGATATGAACATGGCAGATTGGATTACTGACATATCCTGTGACATCTATGTTTTTGG GTTTCAAGAAATTGTTCCTCTCAAAGCCTCAAATGTTCTGGGATCTGAGAATAGTATGATCTGCATGAAGTGGAACTCCTTCATTAGAGAAACTTTGAACAAGAAAATAAACCACCCGGGAGACAAGAATAAGGAAAAAAATGGAAAGTCAATCATTGTGGAAAGCAGTACCAATCCAGAATCACAGGATTACTTCCAGTGTATTATAAGTAAGCAAATGGTGGGAATACTAATAACAGTCTGGGTTCGAAGAAATCTTCGTCCTTTGATTCGGAATCCGAGTGTTTCATGTGTTGGCTGTGGCATCATGGGTTGCCTCGGCAATAAG GGTTCGGTGTCAGTTAGGTTTCAACTGCATGAAACAAGCTTCTGCTTCGTGTGCTGTCATCTAGCTTCAGGGGGAAGACAAGGAGATGAGAAACTCAGAAACTCGAACGTAGCTGAAATCTTGAACAGAACAAGTTTCCCTAGAGGTCCATTGCTTGATTTGCCACGAAAGATCCTAGACCACCA ACGAGTAATCTTCTTGGGAGATTTGAATTACAGAATTTCCCTTCCAGAAGCAACCACACGGTCATTAGTGGATAGCAGAGATTGGAATGCCTTACTGAAGAGCGATCAG CTGAGTATGGAGCTCAATGATGGTCAAGTATTTGAAGGTTGGCTTGAAGGAAGTATCAAATTTGCCCCGACTTACAAATATTTTCCAGATTCTGATACATATTATGGATGTCCTCCTCCTGCAAGGAAAGGTGAAAAGAGGCGTGCTCCTGCATG GTGTGATCGGATAATTTGGTATGGAAAAGGGTTGAAGCAACATGTATACGACCGAGGTGAATCAAAATTGTCTGACCACAGGCCAGTGAAGTCAATATTTACTGCCCAAGTTGAAGTTCTACCATCGCTTATGAGAGGATACCAAAGCTTTTTTCTTTCAGACAGGTTTGACAAAATTTCAAGCCAGTTTGAGGTACCCTCCACCGACGATCGATTTCTATGTCAACGCAGATCATCAAGCTTCAAAGCTTGA
- the LOC133708755 gene encoding histidine--tRNA ligase, cytoplasmic-like, translating to MTIRKKAFLIIEDVFERHGATALDTPVFELRDTLMGKYGEDSKLIYDLVDQGGELSSLRYDLTVPFARYVAMNGITSFKRYHISRLSMC from the exons ATGACAATAAGAAAGAAAGCATTTTTGATAATAGAAGATGTTTTTGAGAGGCATGGTGCCACAGCCCTGGATACTCCAGTTTTTGAATTGAGAGACACTCTCATGGGCAAATATGGGGAAGACTCAAAATTGATTTATGATCTTGTTGACCAG GGAGGAGAGCTTTCCTCACTGCGATATGATTTAACTGTTCCATTTGCTAGGTATGTTGCTATGAATGGCATCACATCCTTTAAAAGGTACCATATTTCGAGGCTATCTATGTGCTAA